From one Streptomyces sp. Q6 genomic stretch:
- a CDS encoding hydrolase, translating to MVDISEVTATPAPDLLTPDNCAVLFVDHQPQMFFAAGSADRSSVINATVGLAKAAKVFGVPVVLSTVAAESFSGPLMPQLTDVHPDQKIIDRTSMNAWEDVPFVEAVKATGRKKLVIAGLWTEVCVVLPTLSALAQGYEVYVVTDASAGVSPQAHEHAVQRMIQAGAVPVTWVQVLLELQRDWARTETYVPVTDVVKEHAGAYGLGVVYAQAVIGAHAAG from the coding sequence ATGGTCGACATCTCCGAGGTCACCGCAACCCCCGCCCCCGACCTGCTGACCCCCGACAACTGCGCCGTGCTGTTCGTGGACCACCAGCCGCAGATGTTCTTCGCCGCCGGGAGCGCCGACCGCTCCTCGGTCATCAACGCCACCGTCGGACTCGCCAAGGCGGCCAAGGTCTTCGGCGTACCCGTGGTGCTGAGCACGGTGGCCGCCGAATCGTTCTCCGGGCCGCTCATGCCGCAGCTCACCGACGTCCACCCCGACCAGAAGATCATCGACCGTACGTCGATGAACGCCTGGGAGGACGTCCCCTTCGTGGAGGCCGTCAAGGCGACCGGGCGCAAGAAGCTCGTCATCGCCGGTCTGTGGACCGAGGTCTGCGTCGTCCTGCCGACCCTCTCCGCGCTCGCCCAGGGATACGAGGTCTACGTCGTCACCGACGCGTCCGCCGGCGTCAGCCCGCAGGCGCACGAGCACGCCGTGCAGCGCATGATCCAGGCCGGTGCCGTTCCCGTGACCTGGGTGCAGGTGCTCCTCGAACTCCAGCGGGACTGGGCGCGCACCGAGACCTATGTGCCGGTCACGGACGTCGTGAAGGAGCACGCGGGCGCCTACGGCCTCGGCGTCGTCTACGCGCAGGCCGTCATCGGAGCCCACGCGGCCGGCTGA
- a CDS encoding DoxX family protein, protein MDSGLLVLRLVVGVLIAGHGVQKVSFRLGGKGLAGGTDEFRRDGFRGGRLTALAAGTSQIGAGLFLAAGLLTPLAGMAAMGVMTVASTVKWSRGLWVQDDGYEYPMVLVVVGAVLALTGPGRFSVDHVLGVDPWPVWTGVAAIVLGPAGGLLTRVTLRRPAVPEGTPRHAQAAD, encoded by the coding sequence ATGGACAGCGGACTCTTGGTGCTGCGCCTGGTGGTGGGAGTTCTCATCGCCGGGCACGGAGTGCAGAAGGTCAGTTTCCGGCTGGGCGGCAAGGGCCTCGCCGGCGGAACCGACGAGTTCCGGCGCGACGGCTTCCGTGGCGGGCGGCTCACGGCGCTGGCCGCCGGCACCAGCCAGATCGGGGCCGGCCTGTTCCTGGCGGCCGGGCTGCTCACCCCCTTGGCGGGCATGGCGGCCATGGGCGTCATGACCGTGGCGAGCACCGTGAAGTGGAGTAGGGGACTGTGGGTGCAGGACGACGGCTACGAGTACCCGATGGTGCTCGTCGTCGTCGGAGCGGTCCTCGCGCTCACCGGCCCCGGTCGGTTCTCGGTCGACCACGTGCTCGGCGTCGACCCCTGGCCCGTGTGGACCGGGGTCGCCGCGATCGTGCTGGGTCCGGCCGGAGGACTGCTCACCCGTGTGACCCTGCGCCGCCCCGCCGTACCGGAAGGAACACCCCGTCATGCGCAAGCTGCTGACTGA
- a CDS encoding YoaK family protein, whose product MRKLLTDAAHTLVPPKGDRHGPLMPLMLTLTVVTGVVDAVSYLSLGHVFVANMTGNVVFLGFALAGAAGLSASASVVAMASFLVGALAGGRFGTRFAAHRGRLLTVATALQTLLVAGAVVAAAVTHGTPGTGVRYTLIVLLGLAMGSQNAVARRLGVPDLTTTVLTLTLTGLAADSLPAGGEAPRPGRRLLSVLAMFVGALAGALALLHADLVLALGLALALLVVTSVAVHRLSGSDAPWIKPLG is encoded by the coding sequence ATGCGCAAGCTGCTGACTGACGCGGCCCACACGCTGGTCCCGCCCAAGGGGGACCGGCACGGCCCGCTCATGCCGCTGATGCTGACGCTGACGGTGGTGACCGGCGTCGTCGACGCGGTGAGCTATTTGTCGCTCGGCCACGTCTTCGTCGCCAACATGACCGGCAACGTGGTCTTCCTCGGGTTCGCCCTGGCGGGCGCCGCCGGCCTGTCCGCGTCCGCCTCGGTCGTCGCCATGGCGTCGTTCCTCGTCGGCGCGCTGGCGGGAGGCCGGTTCGGCACGCGGTTCGCCGCGCACCGGGGACGGCTGCTGACCGTCGCCACGGCGCTCCAGACGCTGCTGGTCGCCGGAGCCGTCGTGGCGGCCGCCGTCACGCACGGCACTCCGGGAACCGGGGTCCGGTACACCCTGATCGTGCTGCTCGGCCTGGCCATGGGGTCGCAGAACGCGGTCGCGCGGCGCCTCGGCGTCCCGGACCTGACCACGACCGTCCTCACGCTGACCCTGACGGGGCTCGCCGCGGACTCGCTCCCGGCGGGAGGGGAGGCTCCCCGTCCGGGGCGGCGCCTGCTCTCCGTCCTCGCGATGTTCGTCGGGGCCCTGGCGGGCGCGCTGGCGCTGCTCCACGCCGACCTCGTGCTCGCCCTCGGCCTGGCGCTGGCGCTGCTCGTCGTAACCTCGGTCGCCGTGCACCGTCTCTCCGGCTCGGACGCGCCGTGGATCAAGCCGCTGGGCTGA
- a CDS encoding MFS transporter, whose translation MSTAPSAKGAPAGDSPWAPLAARVFRALWIAQLVSNVGSWMQTVGAQWLLIGHDATLVTLVQTAAGLPVVLLALPSGVLADRYDRRAVLITAQVAMLAVSTSLTVLAFRDALTPALLLGLTFLLGCGTALMGPAWQAVQPELVERRQLGQAAALGAVNMNLARAVGPALGGAVVAAAGAGWVFAFNALSYLGITAVLALWRRPAPELPVARGEKLLAATHAARRYVLNAPGVRRVLLRTALFIPGGAALWSLLPLVASRSLGLGSGGYGLLLGVVGGGAVAGAFALPAIRRRCGVNGLLAAGPLVLACVLVVLATVRTPWVAAVALLPAGLAWIAVLSTLNAAVQARLPGWVRARGLAVYLLVFQGGQALAAPLWGLLAEWLGVTSALFIGGALLLAGAATLRRWPLGGTDDIDPTPSDHWPEPPLVFVPGQDDGPVLVTVVHRVPSANWAAFTGRMDRVARSRRRAEALSWGLYQDGKEPERFIETYLVASWAEHLDQHHTRTTATDRRQEELARALTEPGTTPEVTHAFDATAGPVVTETDPARPGPDAERVPSATS comes from the coding sequence ATGAGCACCGCACCATCGGCGAAGGGCGCCCCGGCGGGGGACTCGCCCTGGGCGCCCCTCGCGGCCCGCGTCTTCCGCGCGCTGTGGATCGCCCAACTCGTGTCCAACGTCGGCAGTTGGATGCAGACGGTCGGCGCCCAGTGGCTGCTCATCGGGCACGACGCCACGCTGGTGACGCTCGTGCAGACGGCCGCCGGCCTCCCCGTCGTGCTGCTGGCCCTGCCGTCCGGGGTGCTGGCCGACCGCTACGACCGCCGCGCGGTGCTGATCACCGCTCAGGTCGCCATGCTGGCCGTCTCGACGAGCCTGACCGTGCTGGCGTTCCGCGACGCGCTCACCCCCGCGCTGCTGCTCGGCCTGACCTTCCTGCTGGGCTGCGGCACCGCCCTGATGGGCCCGGCCTGGCAGGCCGTCCAGCCCGAACTGGTGGAACGCCGACAGCTCGGGCAGGCGGCCGCGCTCGGCGCCGTGAACATGAACCTGGCCCGTGCCGTCGGACCGGCGCTCGGCGGCGCGGTGGTCGCGGCGGCCGGCGCGGGCTGGGTCTTCGCCTTCAACGCACTGTCGTACCTCGGCATCACCGCCGTACTGGCGCTCTGGCGGCGACCGGCCCCCGAACTCCCCGTCGCCCGGGGCGAGAAGCTCCTGGCCGCCACGCACGCCGCCCGCCGCTACGTCCTGAACGCGCCCGGGGTCCGCCGCGTCCTGCTCCGCACGGCCCTGTTCATCCCCGGCGGCGCCGCCTTGTGGTCCCTGCTGCCCCTGGTCGCGAGCCGCTCGCTCGGGCTCGGCTCGGGCGGGTACGGGCTGCTGCTCGGTGTGGTCGGGGGCGGCGCGGTCGCCGGGGCCTTCGCGCTGCCCGCGATCCGGCGGCGCTGCGGCGTCAACGGGCTGCTCGCGGCGGGGCCGCTCGTCCTCGCCTGCGTGCTGGTGGTGCTGGCCACGGTTCGCACGCCCTGGGTGGCCGCGGTGGCGCTGCTGCCCGCCGGCCTCGCCTGGATCGCCGTCCTGTCGACGCTGAACGCGGCCGTCCAGGCGCGGCTGCCCGGCTGGGTCAGGGCCCGTGGCCTCGCCGTCTATCTGCTGGTCTTCCAGGGCGGGCAGGCGCTCGCGGCGCCGCTGTGGGGCCTGCTGGCCGAGTGGCTGGGGGTGACCAGTGCCCTGTTCATCGGCGGCGCACTGCTGCTGGCCGGAGCCGCGACCCTGCGGCGGTGGCCGCTGGGCGGCACGGACGACATCGACCCGACGCCGTCGGACCACTGGCCCGAGCCGCCCCTGGTGTTCGTGCCGGGGCAGGACGACGGGCCCGTGCTCGTGACCGTCGTCCACCGCGTCCCGTCCGCCAACTGGGCGGCGTTCACCGGCCGCATGGACCGTGTCGCCCGCTCGCGCCGACGGGCCGAGGCCCTGTCCTGGGGTCTCTACCAGGACGGCAAGGAGCCGGAGCGGTTCATCGAGACCTACCTGGTCGCCTCCTGGGCGGAGCATCTCGACCAGCACCACACGCGGACCACGGCCACGGACCGCCGCCAGGAGGAACTGGCCCGCGCGCTCACCGAGCCGGGCACGACGCCCGAGGTGACCCACGCCTTCGACGCCACGGCCGGTCCGGTGGTCACCGAAACGGATCCGGCACGACCGGGACCGGACGCCGAACGCGTGCCGAGCGCCACGTCCTGA
- a CDS encoding pirin family protein — protein sequence MSNVEADPAELRCGATEHGEPGPRVDVLSARDVPLGGPRAMTVRRTLPQRARTLIGAWCFADHYGPDDVTVSGGMDVAPHPHTGLQTVSWLFSGEIEHRDSMGNHAMVRPGEVNLMTGGLGIAHTEVSTPDTTILHGVQLWVALPAEHRDTARDFRHHAPPAVRVGGADIRVFLGSLAGDTSPVPTFTALLGAELVLDPGTTTTLTIDATFEHGLLVDRGTVRMAGTSLEQAELGYLAPGHDTLTLTNETDEPARVVLLGGEPFEEEIVMWWNFVGRSHADIVEAREAWQNASDRFGHVEGYDGDRIPAPALPNATIAPRSNPTRPKGA from the coding sequence ATGAGCAACGTCGAAGCGGACCCCGCGGAGCTGCGGTGCGGGGCCACCGAGCACGGTGAACCCGGGCCACGGGTCGACGTGTTGTCGGCGAGGGACGTGCCGCTGGGCGGCCCCCGCGCGATGACCGTACGGCGCACGCTGCCGCAGCGGGCCCGGACGCTCATCGGCGCCTGGTGCTTCGCCGACCACTACGGACCCGACGACGTGACGGTCTCGGGCGGCATGGACGTGGCGCCTCATCCGCACACCGGGTTGCAGACCGTGAGCTGGCTGTTCAGCGGGGAGATCGAGCACCGCGACAGCATGGGCAACCACGCCATGGTGCGGCCCGGTGAAGTCAACCTGATGACCGGCGGACTCGGCATCGCCCACACGGAGGTCTCCACCCCCGACACCACCATCCTGCACGGCGTGCAGTTGTGGGTCGCGCTCCCGGCGGAACACCGTGACACCGCACGGGACTTCCGGCACCACGCGCCGCCCGCGGTCCGGGTCGGGGGAGCGGACATCCGCGTCTTCCTCGGCTCCCTCGCCGGAGACACCTCGCCCGTGCCGACCTTCACCGCGCTGCTCGGCGCCGAACTCGTCCTCGACCCGGGAACGACCACCACCCTGACGATCGACGCCACCTTCGAGCACGGTCTCCTCGTCGACCGGGGCACGGTCCGGATGGCCGGAACCTCCCTGGAACAGGCCGAGTTGGGCTACCTGGCCCCCGGCCACGACACCCTGACGCTCACGAACGAGACGGACGAACCCGCGCGCGTCGTCCTGCTCGGCGGCGAGCCGTTCGAGGAAGAGATCGTCATGTGGTGGAACTTCGTCGGCCGCAGCCACGCGGACATCGTCGAAGCCAGGGAAGCGTGGCAGAACGCCTCCGACCGCTTCGGCCACGTCGAGGGCTACGACGGCGACCGGATCCCGGCGCCCGCCCTCCCCAACGCCACCATCGCCCCCCGCTCCAACCCGACCCGACCGAAAGGCGCCTGA
- a CDS encoding GNAT family N-acetyltransferase: MTQQPTPAPLVLRVDPRHRYEICVSDTTAGFTAYRDRDDRRVFFHTEIDEAFAGQGLASVLVREALTDTRAAGLRIVPVCPYVDKFLKTHDEFADITDPVTPEIVEWLEAELAR, encoded by the coding sequence ATGACCCAGCAGCCCACCCCCGCCCCGCTCGTCCTGCGGGTGGACCCGCGACACCGCTACGAGATCTGCGTCTCCGACACCACCGCGGGCTTCACCGCCTACCGCGACCGTGACGACCGCCGTGTCTTCTTCCACACCGAGATCGACGAGGCGTTCGCCGGACAGGGCCTGGCCTCGGTCCTCGTCCGGGAGGCGCTGACCGACACGCGCGCGGCGGGCCTGCGGATCGTGCCCGTCTGCCCGTACGTGGACAAGTTCCTGAAGACCCACGACGAGTTCGCCGACATCACCGACCCCGTGACGCCGGAGATCGTCGAGTGGCTGGAGGCCGAACTCGCCCGCTGA
- a CDS encoding NAD(P)/FAD-dependent oxidoreductase, which yields MNTDERIERVDVVVVGLGPGGEYLAGTLAEAGLDVVGVEAELVGGECPYWGCVPSKMMVRAGNVLAEAGRVAALAGGATVAADWGTVAGRISGEATDDWNDRVAADRLTAKGVRLVRGRGRLRGPRQVTVGARTFAARRGVVLATGTRPRTPAVPGLAGTPYWTNRDAMAAKELPASMLVLGGGAIGVELAQVFARFSCAVTVVEGQDRLLSQEEPEAGELAERALREDGVTVLTAARVRQVGHDGAGFTVALESGGEPLRAERLLVATGRYADLAALGVDTVGLDPAAGALETDGRMRVAEGLWAVGDVTGRGAFTHVSMYQAEIAVRDLLGQPGPDADYRALPRVTFTDPEIGAVGLTERRARERGLRVRTSVVPLSSSTRGWLHGPGGEGFIKLVEDADRGVLVGATSAGPAGGEVLYGLNVAVHAEVPVARLRHMIYTYPTFHRAVESALAALHAGPDPR from the coding sequence ATGAATACGGACGAGCGGATCGAGCGGGTCGACGTGGTGGTCGTCGGTCTGGGGCCCGGCGGGGAGTACCTCGCGGGCACGCTGGCCGAGGCGGGCCTCGACGTCGTCGGGGTGGAGGCGGAGCTCGTCGGCGGCGAGTGTCCGTACTGGGGCTGTGTGCCCAGCAAGATGATGGTCCGGGCCGGGAACGTGCTCGCCGAGGCGGGACGGGTGGCCGCCCTGGCCGGCGGTGCGACGGTGGCCGCCGACTGGGGCACGGTGGCCGGCCGGATCAGTGGCGAGGCCACCGACGACTGGAACGACCGGGTCGCGGCGGACCGGCTGACCGCCAAGGGCGTCCGGCTCGTCCGCGGCAGGGGACGCCTGCGCGGCCCTCGGCAGGTCACCGTCGGCGCGCGTACGTTCGCGGCGCGGCGCGGTGTCGTGCTGGCCACCGGCACACGGCCTCGGACGCCCGCGGTGCCGGGCCTGGCCGGGACGCCGTACTGGACGAACCGGGACGCCATGGCGGCCAAGGAGCTGCCCGCGTCGATGCTGGTGCTCGGCGGGGGCGCCATCGGTGTCGAACTCGCCCAGGTCTTCGCCCGGTTCAGCTGTGCGGTGACCGTCGTGGAGGGGCAGGACCGGCTGCTGTCGCAGGAGGAGCCGGAGGCGGGCGAGCTGGCCGAGCGGGCGCTGCGGGAGGACGGCGTCACGGTCCTGACCGCCGCTCGGGTGCGGCAGGTCGGTCACGACGGTGCCGGGTTCACCGTCGCGCTGGAGAGCGGTGGCGAACCCCTGCGCGCGGAGCGGCTCCTCGTCGCCACCGGACGGTACGCCGACCTGGCCGCGCTCGGCGTGGACACGGTGGGGCTCGATCCGGCGGCCGGGGCCCTGGAGACCGACGGCCGGATGCGGGTCGCGGAGGGTCTGTGGGCGGTGGGCGACGTCACGGGCCGGGGTGCCTTCACCCATGTGTCCATGTACCAGGCCGAGATCGCCGTGCGGGACCTGCTCGGGCAGCCGGGGCCGGACGCCGACTACCGGGCGCTGCCCCGGGTCACGTTCACCGATCCGGAGATCGGCGCCGTGGGTCTGACGGAGCGCCGGGCGCGGGAGCGGGGGCTGCGGGTGCGTACGTCCGTGGTGCCGCTCTCGTCCTCCACCCGCGGCTGGCTCCACGGGCCGGGCGGCGAGGGGTTCATCAAGCTGGTCGAGGACGCCGACCGAGGGGTTCTCGTCGGCGCGACGTCGGCGGGTCCCGCGGGCGGCGAGGTGCTGTACGGCCTGAACGTGGCCGTGCACGCCGAGGTGCCCGTCGCCCGGCTGCGGCACATGATCTACACGTACCCGACCTTCCACCGGGCGGTCGAGTCGGCACTCGCCGCCCTGCACGCGGGGCCGGACCCCAGGTGA
- a CDS encoding DNA starvation/stationary phase protection protein: MTSNSRPANGSQPWLHQKGEVIQEFGTVKQFPVGLTYEARMYACQRLNKALADTQILYGLYKKHHWLMRGATFYQLHLVLDKHATEQLELVDTLAERVQSLGGVAVGDPRHVAEITSIPRPPDGVEEVPVMLSRLLEAHEAILVEAHDAAARTAELGDDGTNDLLVSQVIRTGERQAWFLAEHLVDTPLVRS; the protein is encoded by the coding sequence ATGACCAGCAACTCCCGACCCGCGAACGGCAGCCAGCCGTGGCTGCACCAGAAGGGGGAGGTCATCCAGGAGTTCGGAACCGTCAAGCAGTTCCCCGTCGGCCTCACCTACGAGGCCCGGATGTACGCCTGCCAGCGGCTGAACAAGGCCCTGGCGGACACCCAGATCCTCTACGGCCTCTACAAGAAGCACCACTGGCTGATGCGCGGCGCCACCTTCTACCAACTCCACCTGGTCCTGGACAAGCACGCCACGGAACAGCTCGAACTCGTCGACACCCTCGCCGAACGGGTCCAGTCCCTGGGCGGGGTCGCGGTCGGCGACCCCCGGCACGTCGCCGAGATCACCTCGATCCCGCGGCCCCCGGACGGCGTGGAGGAGGTGCCGGTCATGCTGTCGCGGCTCCTGGAGGCACACGAGGCCATTCTCGTCGAGGCCCACGACGCGGCCGCCAGGACAGCCGAACTCGGCGACGACGGCACCAACGACCTGCTGGTCTCCCAGGTGATCAGGACCGGGGAGCGCCAAGCGTGGTTCCTGGCCGAGCACTTGGTGGACACCCCGCTCGTCCGCTCCTGA
- a CDS encoding ATP-binding protein, producing MSGQVDTGGRRLPGLSGPRFVGRESEVAALEAALGQPAVILVEGEAGIGKTRLLREFLAAQAARGHRALAGACPELRVPYTLGAVVDAVRDGVDGVARLGLSGLGGALRPLFPEWAAELPPAPELLDDASAARHRLFRAFVEVLDRLDVALLVLEDVHWADEATLEFLLFLVSRRPQPVSLVLTYRREDVPSDSLLLRLSSRLPAEAHLVRLALRPLDIGETAEVVSSMLADEYVSAEFATFLHERTEGVPLAVEESVRLLHDRADLIRHNGAWARRRLDRIEVPPTIRDGVLERVRRLDPDTRTVLHAMSVLSGSADHATLREVTGLSEDRLPAAVADALTGSLLREDRPGQWSFRHSLTGHALYEAVPAEERRAMHRRAGRALERWPAPPVAELARHFRLAGETEAARGYTEEAVALCVQSGDVATSSLLLHSLVTTVELPAEPLVRLVAHIQFQALHGSDPYSPIVRSLRSALRRLTMTPEQEALVRFQTGRVLMASGEMSAGWLELREAVPHLPPDSSVAARARLLLALPFGQVRPASEHLAWLHEATEAAPSLTPHDRLHQVTERAYVLLALGEETGWEQARRIPDGADTARDAEIVAIGHGNVGEEAMQWGCHAEAGARLDRALAVAERFELLDHLDIIASLRLRLDWLTGAWTGLAERAARLSDDHGVRQRERCAAALVVGLLKAASGDREAAGSGCGSPGATTSSASPPRPRWPGCGCVRAMWTKRSGSARNRPAAPSAGESGPAPPRSRWYAWRLWWPPAGSTTRPHSSPTSSGSWPAGKPRRRTRPS from the coding sequence TTGTCGGGACAGGTCGACACCGGTGGTCGTCGGTTGCCCGGACTGTCCGGGCCGCGCTTCGTCGGACGGGAGAGCGAGGTCGCCGCGCTCGAAGCCGCACTCGGGCAGCCGGCCGTGATCCTGGTCGAGGGCGAGGCGGGGATCGGGAAGACCAGGCTGCTGCGGGAGTTCCTCGCCGCGCAGGCCGCACGCGGTCACCGCGCCCTGGCCGGAGCCTGCCCCGAGCTGCGCGTGCCCTACACGCTCGGCGCGGTCGTCGACGCGGTGCGCGACGGGGTCGACGGCGTCGCCCGGCTGGGACTCAGCGGCCTGGGCGGCGCGCTCCGCCCGCTGTTCCCCGAATGGGCGGCCGAACTGCCGCCCGCCCCCGAGCTGTTGGACGACGCGTCCGCCGCCCGGCACCGGCTGTTCCGCGCCTTCGTCGAGGTCCTCGACCGGCTCGACGTGGCCCTGCTCGTCCTGGAGGACGTGCACTGGGCCGACGAGGCCACCCTGGAGTTCCTGCTGTTCCTCGTCTCCCGAAGACCCCAGCCGGTGAGCCTGGTGCTGACGTACCGGCGCGAGGACGTGCCGTCCGACTCGCTGCTGCTGCGCCTCTCCTCCCGGCTGCCGGCCGAAGCCCACCTGGTCAGGCTCGCGTTGCGGCCGCTGGACATCGGCGAGACCGCGGAGGTCGTCTCCTCGATGCTGGCGGACGAGTACGTCTCCGCCGAGTTCGCGACCTTCCTGCACGAGCGCACGGAGGGCGTGCCGCTCGCCGTGGAGGAGTCGGTGCGGCTGCTCCACGACCGGGCCGACCTCATCCGGCACAACGGCGCCTGGGCACGCCGCCGCCTCGACCGCATCGAGGTGCCGCCCACGATCCGCGACGGCGTCCTGGAACGGGTCAGACGGCTCGACCCCGACACCCGGACCGTGCTCCACGCGATGTCGGTGCTCTCCGGATCGGCCGACCACGCGACGCTGCGCGAGGTGACGGGCCTGTCCGAGGACCGGCTTCCCGCGGCGGTCGCCGACGCGCTGACCGGCAGCCTGCTGCGCGAGGACCGGCCCGGCCAGTGGTCGTTCCGGCACTCCCTGACCGGGCACGCCCTGTACGAGGCCGTGCCCGCCGAGGAGCGGCGGGCCATGCACCGGCGGGCCGGGCGCGCGTTGGAGAGGTGGCCCGCGCCGCCCGTGGCCGAACTGGCCCGGCACTTCCGGCTGGCCGGCGAGACCGAGGCCGCGCGCGGGTACACCGAGGAGGCCGTCGCCCTGTGCGTGCAGTCCGGAGACGTCGCCACGTCGTCGCTGCTGCTGCACAGCCTGGTCACGACCGTCGAACTGCCCGCCGAGCCGCTGGTGCGACTGGTGGCGCACATCCAGTTCCAGGCGCTGCACGGCTCCGACCCGTACTCCCCGATCGTCCGGTCCCTGCGGTCGGCCCTGCGGCGCCTGACCATGACGCCGGAACAGGAGGCGCTCGTACGCTTCCAGACCGGCCGGGTCCTCATGGCGTCCGGAGAGATGTCGGCGGGCTGGCTCGAACTCCGCGAGGCCGTGCCGCACCTCCCGCCCGACTCGTCGGTGGCGGCCCGCGCCCGCCTCCTGCTGGCCCTGCCCTTCGGACAGGTGCGTCCCGCGTCGGAGCATCTGGCCTGGCTGCACGAGGCGACCGAGGCGGCCCCGTCCCTCACCCCCCACGACCGCCTGCACCAGGTGACCGAACGCGCCTACGTGCTGCTCGCGCTCGGCGAGGAGACCGGCTGGGAGCAGGCCCGGCGCATCCCCGACGGCGCGGACACCGCCCGGGACGCCGAGATCGTCGCGATCGGCCACGGAAACGTCGGCGAGGAGGCCATGCAGTGGGGCTGCCACGCCGAGGCCGGGGCACGCCTGGACCGGGCCCTCGCCGTCGCCGAACGCTTCGAACTCCTCGACCACCTCGACATCATCGCCTCTCTGCGGCTCCGTCTCGACTGGCTGACCGGCGCCTGGACCGGCCTCGCCGAACGGGCGGCGCGGCTGAGCGACGACCACGGCGTACGGCAGCGGGAGCGGTGCGCGGCGGCCCTCGTCGTCGGCCTGCTCAAGGCCGCCAGCGGGGACAGGGAAGCGGCGGGGAGCGGCTGCGGTTCGCCGGGCGCGACGACCAGCAGCGCATCGCCGCCTCGACCGCGCTGGCCCGGCTGCGGCTGCGTGAGGGCGATGTGGACGAAGCGATCCGGCTCAGCGAGGAACCGGCCCGCAGCACCCTCGGCAGGGGAATCTGGCCCCGCGCCGCCGAGGTCGCGCTGGTACGCGTGGAGGCTCTGGTGGCCGCCGGCCGGCTCGACGACGCGGCCGCACTCGTCGCCGACTTCGAGCGGATCCTGGCCGGCAGGCAAGCCCCGGCGCCGCACGCGTCCCTCCTGA
- a CDS encoding helix-turn-helix transcriptional regulator, whose product MAGAAAPYAALLARERHARCLLADGQGDSGVRLLSDVADAMSDLGALDDADRLARVLEEGGSGARPGRSRGGRPSYGDRLSPRELEVARLLVSGRTNRQIAEELVVSAQTVGSQVRSAMRKLRVTSRTALATRVLQLGLVGGAQRSSTADE is encoded by the coding sequence GTGGCAGGCGCTGCCGCGCCCTATGCCGCGCTGCTCGCCCGCGAGCGGCACGCCCGCTGCCTGCTCGCCGACGGCCAGGGCGACAGCGGCGTCCGCCTGCTGTCCGACGTGGCGGACGCGATGTCGGACCTGGGCGCCCTGGACGACGCGGACCGGCTGGCCCGGGTCCTGGAGGAGGGCGGTTCCGGCGCCCGGCCGGGCCGGAGCCGAGGCGGACGGCCCAGCTACGGCGACCGGCTCTCCCCGCGCGAACTGGAGGTCGCCCGCCTGCTCGTGAGCGGCCGGACGAACCGTCAGATCGCCGAAGAACTGGTGGTGTCCGCGCAGACCGTGGGCAGCCAGGTGCGATCGGCGATGCGCAAGCTGCGGGTCACCTCGCGCACCGCGCTCGCGACCCGCGTCCTGCAACTGGGCCTGGTCGGCGGCGCACAGCGGTCCTCGACGGCCGACGAGTAA